In the Diospyros lotus cultivar Yz01 chromosome 13, ASM1463336v1, whole genome shotgun sequence genome, CAAAGTGACTACCATATCAAAGTTCTTCGTACAAATAGAGGCAGAGAATTCTTGTCCAAagaatttaatttgttttgtgaaGAAAGTGGCATTCATAGAGAGTTTACAACTCCTTACACTCCGGAGCAAAATGGCATCGCTGAGCGCAAAAATAAAACTGTTGTGGAGATGGCAAGAAGTATGTTACAAGCAATGGGACTTTCAAACCAATTTTGAGCAGAAGCTCTAGCAACATTTGTCTATTTGTTGAATCTCTCACCAACAAAGGCTGTCATGAACCAAACTCCATATGAAGCTTGGCGTGGAAGGAGACCATCTGTATGTCATTTACGAGTCTTTGGGTGTGTTGCTTATGCTTTGATAAATTCACAAGTTCGTCAAAAGCTTgatgaaaaacttgaaaaatgcatttttattggtTATTGTACTCAATCCAAAGCATATAGACTGTATAATCCTCTTAGTGGAAAGATTTTAATTAGAAGGGATATAGTATTTGATGAAAATGCAAGCTGGGATTGGGGTGAAGAACAAATACAGCAAGAGATGCCTATGCCAGTTGAAATCTCCTCACAGGAAAGACAAGAGCCAACCCCTACAAGTTCACCCGCTATGACGTCAGCAAAGTCATCAACTTCAGCAACACCAGGCAGAAACTCTTCATTTACAGCTCTTCAAGAGTCTTCAGATGAGACACCGCCAAGGAAGTATAGATCTTTGActaatatatatgcatcttcTCAGTTTGCTCTTACTGTTTCTGACCCTATAAATTATGGAGAAGCAGCTGAAAAAGAAGAATGGTAGAAAGCAATGGTGGAAGAGATGAAAGCTGtcgaaaagaatgaaacatgggAGATGGTTGACTTACCGGAAGGTAAAAATGCAATTGGTTTGAAGTGGGTATTCAAGACCAAATTTGTTGTAGATGGAAGTATACAAAAGCACAAAGCTCGTCTTGTGGCAAAAGGATATGCACAGCAATATGGTGTTGATTTTGAAGAAACTTTTTCCCCGATAGGTCGATTTGAAACAGTGAGACTTGTTCTAGCATTGGCTGCACAATTACAATGGCTTGTTTATCAATTTGATATCAAGtcaacatttctcaatggagatTTACAGAAAAAGATCTATGTAGCAAAGCCAAAAGGTTTCATAAAGGAGGGTGATGAAACAAAAGTGTACAAGTTGAAAAAGGCATTGTATGGATTGAAGTAGGCTCCACGAGCTTGGTATAGCAAGATTGATGGGTATTTTCAGAAAGAAGGGTACAAGAGAAGTATGAACGAGCCCACCTTGTATGTGAAAAAGGAAGGTAAAAATGATCTTATCATTGTTTgcctttatgttgatgatatcatttACCCTAGTTCCTCTAGTTCTCTTGTGGATGAGTTTAAGTCTCAAATGATGAATGAGTTTGAGATGTCGGATATGGGTTTATTGCATTATTTCCTTGGCCTTGAAGTCCATCAAGCAGAAGATGGAATTTTTCTTTcacaaaggaaatatgtcaGGGACCTCCTTAGTAAATTTAGCATGGTTAATTGCAAGCCTCCAGCTACACCCATgaatattaatgaaaaattgCAACACGAAGATGGAGTAGAAATGGTAGATGCTAAGAAGTTCAGAAGCTTGGTTGGAGGCTTGATTTATTTAATGCGACCCGATCTTGCATTTCTTGTTGGTGTTATTTCCAGGTTTATGCAATAACCTTCAAAGGTTCATTATGGAGCAGCAAAGCGGGTATTGCGTTATATGGCTAGAACTATGGAGTACGGAATTTGGTACTCTAAAGcttttaattacaaattatgtgtgtaacgccccgctttcctgAGTGcattataaattgggacaattctgggacactaaatttttttctttcaaacactaagcTAAATAAAATCATTCCTCAAATCCGTctcccagaattcccattcatttttctcgaaagagaatcattatacacatcaaatgtgaaagcaatgatcgaaacctgacatcttaacattgatcataaataaattcttatatcatcgttcctcaacataacttaatacaaaacataagttcttaactaatattaaccctaaataagattatacattctcatgctttcaaaacatccagaatccaaagtagcagaacttaaatacagggctacataacatacatttcatttatcatacACCTTGCTAAGTACCATTTCATGCcccattcatcctcgtatctactacaatcttcatctagaacgtttgaatattacAGGGGCAAAtcctaagttagatgatgaaccatctaagtaagggtacataatgctatatcatgtgtgtatgcaatgtcttactcatcgtaggtatcaactacacccctcatgctatctACCATTCTTACggtcacctctttcgaagccggggtgtttgggggcacccttggtaaagtagcggtgctagttcaTACTACTTACGACCTCGATGTGTGTGATCAATGATaccaacgtgtacatatgcatttcatagcatgtcatgtatgcagtttaCGTGATTGATACATATTAGAGCAtgttaatatgatgaaagcattcccgaggattgggatttgaaaaataaatcacctacaaccaaccattttttataaaactaaatctagttggaaagtatcacttaccttctcaagcttatcgagctacctcgatagTCGCCCCtgtctcaaaattcgtgcatcgcctcgatttgcatatCAACCACAAAATTCGCACCAGCCacttcaactttagcctcaaagcatcctaatcaccataattatttaaataaatattaaaacctattttttcataatttcttgtatttctttatttttctctttatttcttcctatttttcttcaataaaatcaaactaaatatttctaaaatatttcactacgaaaattcataaaataatattcttgaatttctagaattttctagggaattttacttaccttgacttagcctctcagcTTCCTCGATATGCTTCTCATAttctcgaaacgcgtgcccaaACAATTTTCTTACccaaaatttctgaaatattactaaatatccatttcctatttttttgaaattttttaggatttttctctatttttttatatttttctccatttcttttcttttcttcctttttcttttcttttcttttcttttctttttttcttttcttctccttcttcttcttccgcctCCCCTGCTCCTGCgactcccttttttttttttgctttctttcttctttttcttttcttttcttttcttcttcttcttcttcttcttccacacCCTACGCACAGCCACTGTGCGCCATCGCTAAGGCCACCCGCCACATGCCTCCGCTGCTGCCAGCCGCCATTGCGGCCTCCTCCAGTTGCCACCAGCCGTTCGCATCGCCCCTCGTCGCGATCGGCCTTCTCTGCGTTGCTTGTTGTAGTGTCCTCCGCCTGCTCGAGCTTGTTGGAAACTCGCGGCCATGGTTGCCGTGAGCTATTGCAGCCAGGGATTGGCCACTGGCTTTGGCTTCTGGCTTCTCCTTCTCGATCTTCTACTTTTTCTCGGCCGATTACTCTCTCTCGCTTTCTCTCATTCgatctctcattttctctctcggCTCTCGATCGTCCATTGCCACAGCAGCTTGAGGCTGCTATGGCCGAATTCTgctcctctctctcttgcttCAATTGCTCCCAATTCtccatctatttataggcacaATTGCCTTGGACCTCACTCTTGCATTCCACCAATCTCGCATCCCACTTGCAGAGGATTTGAAAAGGCATGGCCATGAAGATTTTGCAGGCAGGGCCATCATGCACGTGTATATAGCACATTAATGCTCAATCTCCTCAAATCTCGCTGCcattctcttccaaatatttcaatttgCAGAGAAATCTCGGCCAAGAAGATGGCCTCACGCACacatccatatatatacatatatatataactattatataatacaccAACATAagggaaattacacttttaatccccataattcattttaatatcacttggaaatttctttattgcaaccataccctcaaacctcaaattaatttgtattttaatactgaaatcacaaaattaataaattgaagCTTACTTAAAAGGATGATTTCGCCCTAGTGTCCTCACCCGGctgttgtttcatcccgaaaccactgaagggttgctcattacgcaaaaccgaagcccaactagggttccgttgattttttgggagcctTCTACAACGATTcaattttacagcctaaatgacagttgtattttagttgtaccaaaaatcgttcccgatctgatttctttctataccataaattctatctcgggacgctcgtcgagaccatataattttcctccGAGACAGTCCCTACAAtcaattcggtacttataactactattaagccaattttttAGTATGCTAAGCTcatcaaaattacgtggcaacctcatatgaacatggggtattacaatgtgGGTTCACGGACAGCGATTGGGCAAGTTCGTTGAATGATAGACGGAGCATTTCGGCTAATGTTTTCACTCTAGGATCAGGAGGTGATCACTTGGAGCTCAAAAAAGAAAGCAACAGTAGCATTGTCGACCTCGAAAGCAGAGTATGTGGCAGCAACTTTAGCAGCTTGTCAAGCCATTTGGCTAAGGAGAGTGTTAACTGAACTTCAATAGGAACAAGAATGACCAACGGAGATATTCTGTGACAATAAAGAAACGATCTCCATGACGAAGAATCCAACATTTCATAATAGAATGAAGCATATCAAGCTACATCACCATTTCATTCGTGACCTTGTTGCAAAGGAGGAAATAGACTTGAAGTATTGCAGCACCGACGAGCAGTTGGTAGACATACTTACAAAGGCTTTACCAAAGGAAAAGTTCTGCTACTTCAGAGGATTGCTTGGTGTgtgcaactttgaatcaagggGGAGAGTTGGAGACGTGATTCAAAGGTTGACTGGGTTTGTTGCTTAGACCAAGTCTTGGGGTACATGGGTTGTTAGCAGATTGTTTTACGTAGTGGGCATTGTTGCTAATAATAAGCTAGTGGCTGTAATGGACCTTCATTAGTAACGAAGTGATCCGAAAtctttggtttgtttgtttcaATGTAGGCTTGTATATATAGAAACACTTCaggttattttatttaatttaacttttagcCATAAAGTAATAAAGCATCTACAAAAGCTTTTTTCCTATCTGTGTGTGCTTCCTCTTTCTTGTTACCTTTTCTCAACACTTCTCCTATCTTCCGAACACCTCCTCCATTACCACCATGCTGGATCTCCTACTCCATAAACGGTCACCGTCGTCACCTAACATTGCAAGATGCCCAGCGCCGTCGCCTTCGCTGCCCAACGCCGCAAGCCGCCTAGCGCAGTAGCAGCCCAACACTGTCACCTAATCTCGAGGAAACCACGGTCGTCGTCGCTGCCCAAAGTTGCAAGGCACCTAGTGCCGAAAGCTGGATCTCCGCCTTGCCAGATCTGGATGAATATAtgtgtacatatacatatatatatatatatacattaaaataagaaattttatataatatcttaacataaatattgaagatttttatgaattaaatctaaatttatacataaagtataaaaattatatatttttaattttttttataatttattaacatataattgtaagtattttagcatttggacatcaatttaatttttttttaaaaatgtattttttgaattttatttgcattattcaGTGTTATGtcaattttagtctttttgtcaagtcCTAACAGCTTATCAGCTTTTACAAACCAAATACATAACTTTACATCAATagcttaaaaacatatttatccaaatacgTTATCAATTTAAATGCTACCTAATTTAAACGCTATAACCAACTTAAAAGCTTTAAAAAAAGCGCATAGCCAAACTAGCCCTTAGAAGCCATGGAAAAAGAAGCAAGGGACGATGCCCACGACAAGTGGTGACAACGATGGAGGACGAAGCAACAAGCTGTGATAGATGAACGGGTGTGATTAGCAATTAGGCATGAGGTTGCGGAAGATTGATGGACGTGCAGGGTCGTCTGACGATGGCGACAATCACAAGTTGGTCGAAGACTAACGACGgtgaaaggaagaagaaaaatgaagaaggtaAAGCTGAAGAAGGGAAAAGGCGAGGCTAAAGAAGGAAGGAGACAAcgatggaagaaaaagaaacagcTGAAGGAGAAAGCAGTACTTAGCGATGGTGGCTGAGGTGATAATAGTGAAAGAAAAAGCTGCTGATGGTAATAGTAAGGTCGGTTAAAGACCATCAACAGTGACGACGACGCTTAACAGAAGGTAAAGCAACAACTGTGGAAGTGACTGATGGTAAGACATGAGTTTTGCGAAAAATGAAGTGGCAGGGAGCAGCAGCCATGGAAAGCTTGCAAGGGCTTCGAGGCCAGTCATGGCACCACTGGCATCACCAAGAAGCCCAACAAGGAAATCTTGGAGCACGATTGCAAGAGGAAGATCAATCTTAAGCTTGTAGCCCTTGAAGGCAAACTGATCAATTAGAGTTACACTGATGCTAAGATCGCTGAAAAGCTCATCGAGGCTAAAATGAATCTGGCAGCCGTCGAAAATGCTGTCGAAGGCCCACCCCCATATCAGTTTTTGAGAAAAAGGTTTTAGATACATAAACATACCAGATTGTTTCTTAGAAGGAAGAATAATGAGAAAACTAATCAAAGGCATGATTCTGATCATGATTTGGATGTTGATGATAGGAACAAAAGTagaaaatcatcaaaaaagGATAATGACAGTCAAAGATTTGGCACTGATGATTCTAAGTTTGATGATGAGAAGCATGAGAAAGCTCGAAAGGGGCGTGACCAGAAAAATAAAGACATCTAACAAAGAAAATAGGAGTCAAATCTAAAGTAGGTCACCGAATTAGATTTGATTCCAAATCTGGGCAAGAAATTGGTGCAACAATCATGCAGTGCATCAAGCAGAAGCCAAAGGAATCCGAACACCCTGACATGTGGGTTGCTGGAGAAAGAAATGTAGTTCTAAATCTGGGAAAGGGAGAGTTAATTTACTTGAGCACCCAAtcaaaaattttatacataGAAGCTCGAAGGGAAGAACAAACTAATTATTCTAAAAACAAGGGGCATAACTCGAGGCAAGAAGTACAAGAAGAGAATAGAAGTTCGTTCTAATCTAATGAAACGAGGATCCAAGAAGCACATTTCACCTTTCAAATGTTGTACACctttaaaagaaatcaaaaactTTGAATACGCTACAAGATAATAAGTGCACAAAAAAAGTTAAGAGCCATCGCCCACAATTCTGGAAAACATGTACACACGAAACTAGGAAGCCGTGACATTCTGACAAGAAAGATCATTAGGTTGTTTGCGGGTTACTTACGTTGAGGCACGAAGGACTTGTGTAACTTCTCGCTTTcttgggcgtgttataacttaggacaattctgggacaataaattttttcctttcaaactgaaagctaaatcatatcattcctcgtatctatcccaaaatttccatacatttatctcgaaagagaattatcataaacatcaagTACGGAAggtagaatcgaacctaacatcttaacattgatcataaatcaattcttatatcctcattaaccataaataaggttatacatcatcattcctcaaaacatttataattcaaagtagcataacttaaatacatgggctgcataacatacattccattcatcatgcactttgctaagtgccatttcatgactcattcatcctcgtttctgctacaatctacatctggaatgcttgaaaattacaggggtaaaacccaagttagatgatgaatcatctaagtaagagaacaattaacatatttcgtgcatgaatgcaaaatataaaatgtCCTTTCCATATCATTTGGGTTTGAGTCGACCGCACCCAACTACTGCTCCCCATTTTATAGCCTCCTTcccaggccgaggtgtatgggtgcacccttggcagagCAGCGGTGtcagtccataatcccaaacccttatgcgatgcatgatcaataatatcatcgtgaacatatgcacatttcatcatcaatacatgtaaatgcaatctatatgatatattcacatcaaggtatgacaacatgataaaatcatttactcaaaatcagattttgggttgaacctacttacaaaccaagcatttttcataaaaataaatccagttgggaagtggtacttaccttctcaagtttatcGGACTACCTCGATATTAGCGCTTGTCTCGAAATTCGTACATcgtctcgatttgcatgccaaccgcaaatttgcacaaatcacttcaactttaagtgtcaaagcatcctaatcaccatatttatttaaataagtattaagacctatttttccataatttcttgcattttttatttttctctctatttcttcctatttttcctcaataaatccaaaccaaatatttaaatattattttatcttatgaaaattcataaaataatattcctgaatttctaaaattttttagaaaattatacttaccttaacttagcctctcaggcttcatcggtatgcgtgtcatatcctcgaaacacGTGCTCGAACCATTTTTCTcacccaaaatctccagaatatttataaatctacctttcctatttttctagaaaattctaggatttttcagcattttttccttttcttttcctttttttcttttctattttctttttcttttatttcttctcttcttctccaccttcCTCTTCCTATGCCTACAACTCCTTCGCACACCAGCCATGCAACCACCGCCTTTTGGCACTCTACTGGCCTCCTCAGCTACGCCGGAGCACCGCCGACCTGCACCATGCTTGTGGTCACCCATGACAGCCTCCCTTGCCTCCCGTTCGACCACCGAGCTTGTGGCCATGACTACCATGATCGCGGCTTCGTTGCTTTTGGCCACTTCTCAGGCCTCCTCGAGGTTGCCTCAAGCCACCAACGCGCGAGCAGCTTGCTGTCGCTGTTGCAGCTCAACTCGCCCGCCCTCTTCCATGCGGCCATGGTTGCTGAATAGCAGCTTTGCTGCTGCTGCCATGGACGATTTCGGCCATTCCAAGCCCCTCCTTCTCAGCCCTCTTGGCtccagcacacacacacacacacacacacactctctctctctctctctctctctctctctctctttctcggcCATGATCACTGCCAATTTATAGGTAGTGACGGCTTTTGCTCCACACAAAacctatttatatatacatatatatcactATTGTATGCTTTCCCACCATGCACATCATAAAATCAGAAAATCTCCACAAATCTTGCTGCCATTTCCTCAAATCTGGCTGCCATTCTCTTCCAATTTTGCATAAATCTTGGATGCAGAAGCATGGTTGTGGCGTTACAGAGGCATGGCCTCCCATTcgcgcatgtatatatatatatatgtatataagtgtataatatatattttatattacacTATACTATAGAGAAAATTATACCTataaatcccaaattcatctctatttcacttaggTAATTATCTTATTGCAAAAcgacaaattaatttgtattacaataccgaaaacgcaaaattaataacttcaaggttactcgataatgacgatttcacCCCAATATCCTCACCGgactattgtttcatcccaaaactgctgaagggttgcttattacgAAAAACCGAAGCCCTCTCAGGCTTgtattgacttcccggaagtcccctacaacgattcagttttgtagcctaaatggcagctgcattttagctgtactgaaaatcgttcccgatatGATTtatttcgataccataaatcctatctcgagatgctcatcaatgccatatgattttcctttggcatctcggctttagggcactccttgcagtcgattcgatactGATAACTATTATCAAGCTAATTTTTCGGcattctaaacttgcttaaattacgtggcaaccttacgaaaatatgggttcttacaacTTGCCCTGAACACATGTGGATTTTGAAGACCATTTAGATGTTTGGgggccatttgggttgacggACAAAGGACTTGCCTCGAACACACACGGATGTTGAAAATCATTAAGATGTTCGAGGGCCACTTATGTTAACTAATGAAGGACTTACCCCCAACACACACGAATGTTGAAGACCACTAAGACATTTGGGGGTCACTTGCGTTGATAGACGAAGGACTCACCCCAAACACACGCTGATATTGAAGACCGTTAAGATGTTCGGGGGTCACTTGTGTAGACAGATAAAGTACTCACCTCGAACACACATGGATGTTGAAGATCATTAAGATATTCAAGGGTCAATAACGTTGATAGGTGAAAGACTCGCACCAAACACACGCAGATGTTGAAGACCGTTAACATGTTTGGGGGTCAACAACGTTGACGGACGAAAGACTAGTCTAGAACACATACGACTAAACTACTAATGAAAAGACCATTAAGATGTTTGGTGGGTCAATAACATCAATGAACACAGGACTCGTCTTGAACACACGCATCTAAACTACCAATGAAAATGTCGTTAAGATGTTTAGGGGTCAATAACTTTGATGGACGAAAGACTCATCTCAGACAAATGTGGTTAAACTACTAATGAAAATATCGCTATGTTCGGGGATCAATAACGTTGACAAATGAAAGACTTGCTTCAAACAACATTCGACTAATAATGAAAGActattaagatgtttgggggttaCAAGCGTCGACAGACGAAAAACTCGCCCTGAACATGTATGGCTCGTGAAAAGACTGTTAAGATGTTTAAGGGTCAGTAAAGTCCACGGATGGAAGACTCACCATAAACACATACGACTcatgaaaaattcgttaaaatgTTCGGGGGTCACTTATGAGAAACTTACCTCGAACACATGTAGATGACGAATACCTATTAAGATGTTCAGGGCTCATTCTCGTGTTGACAAAACGAAGGACTTGCCCTAAACAACACGTGGGTGCTAAAAGCAAAAAATGCTAAAACACAAGAATAATCTAATATCAATAACAATCATCAAATAAAGACAGGCCATGACATTGTCTAGTCTTCCATATGAGAAACTCAAATGAAAGAGTAGGAAGTAGTTGTTGTGTCATAGGAAAAAGCCcataaaaagatcaaaaaagcccaaaataacTCTTTAGGCTAAAAGGTGTAATTTCCCCATAACCCGTGGAGAAGGGCTCCCACACAACATGTAAACTAGATAACTCCAACAGTCAAAAATCCCTTCAAAAATTCTACTAAAATGATAGACAATTAtctataaaga is a window encoding:
- the LOC127788031 gene encoding uncharacterized mitochondrial protein AtMg00810-like, translated to MNEPTLYVKKEGKNDLIIVCLYVDDIIYPSSSSSLVDEFKSQMMNEFEMSDMGLLHYFLGLEVHQAEDGIFLSQRKYVRDLLSKFSMVNCKPPATPMNINEKLQHEDGVEMVDAKKFRSLVGGLIYLMRPDLAFLVGVISRFMQ